A window from Luteibacter flocculans encodes these proteins:
- a CDS encoding RHS repeat-associated core domain-containing protein — protein MVLEAHIYDAYGNRAGAIAHARAAYIGEAPEAATGHYLLGERLYDPTLRRFHNADSLSPFDEGGVNRYAYCSGDPINRTDLSGNAWRGWPFIPRSRLKAGGGAADNTIVSPAAPDAAVIASASVLDAKIVAGSVASGAAIVDQVSEAIFGTLSSSPIDIRYAGSVPRRDQNGAFSGKQRAGSTDNMRYLGKSQSRHKAPASKPITVISDPQGREVYAHRNGRRYIEPKWHERHMSLAHGGTVSHWLADAPIVTTHVLEPLQRISEATSQGPETNIYVYTGVHGVDNGQNWVNGKRAYSAPLSPPDIQTFDIFRNQVLNNLALHSEDIFGISTRSMKGRMQRPGFHIHAYCFSAVDSLVTDTLNVDPIPIYRIP, from the coding sequence GTGGTCTTAGAAGCACATATCTACGACGCTTATGGCAACCGGGCCGGCGCCATCGCGCACGCCCGTGCCGCGTACATCGGAGAAGCGCCGGAAGCGGCCACCGGCCACTACCTGCTGGGCGAGCGCCTGTACGACCCGACGCTTCGCCGATTTCACAATGCCGATTCCCTCAGTCCCTTCGACGAGGGCGGGGTCAACCGCTATGCCTATTGCAGCGGCGATCCGATCAACCGAACGGACCTGAGCGGCAATGCGTGGCGGGGATGGCCGTTCATCCCTCGCAGCCGTCTGAAGGCCGGCGGGGGCGCCGCAGACAACACAATCGTTTCACCTGCCGCACCGGACGCGGCGGTCATCGCCTCCGCTTCGGTGCTGGATGCAAAAATTGTGGCGGGAAGCGTTGCGTCTGGCGCCGCAATCGTCGACCAGGTTTCGGAAGCCATCTTCGGGACGCTGTCGTCGAGTCCCATCGACATCCGATATGCCGGATCGGTTCCACGGCGCGATCAGAACGGCGCTTTTTCCGGCAAACAGCGCGCAGGAAGCACCGACAATATGCGTTATCTGGGCAAGAGCCAGTCTCGTCACAAAGCGCCTGCCAGCAAACCCATTACCGTGATTTCCGACCCACAAGGCCGAGAAGTCTACGCTCACAGAAATGGCCGCCGTTATATCGAACCGAAGTGGCACGAGAGGCATATGAGCCTTGCTCACGGGGGAACCGTCAGCCACTGGTTGGCTGACGCCCCTATTGTCACCACACATGTTCTCGAGCCCTTACAACGAATTTCCGAGGCGACCTCGCAGGGACCCGAAACAAATATCTATGTCTACACTGGGGTTCACGGCGTGGACAACGGCCAAAACTGGGTCAATGGCAAACGGGCTTACAGTGCGCCGCTATCGCCGCCCGATATCCAGACCTTTGACATCTTTCGTAATCAGGTTCTGAACAACCTGGCCCTCCATAGCGAAGACATTTTCGGCATATCGACTCGATCGATGAAGGGTCGAATGCAGCGGCCAGGGTTCCACATACATGCCTACTGTTTTAGCGCGGTCGACTCGTTGGTCACCGATACGCTCAATGTCGACCCAATACCCATCTACCGCATTCCATAG